The proteins below are encoded in one region of Populus alba chromosome 2, ASM523922v2, whole genome shotgun sequence:
- the LOC118046799 gene encoding caffeoylshikimate esterase isoform X2 — MECSGFMRECGIRLARAGYAVFGIDYEGHGRSAGSRCYIKKFENIVNDCHDFFKSVCAEKDYRYKGRFLYGESMGGAVALLLHKKEPLFYHGAVLVAPMCKISEKLKPHPVVVNILTGLEDLIPKWKIVPTKDVIDSACKDPLKREEIRNNKLIYQDKPRLKTALEMLRTSMRVEESLKQVTLPFVVLHGDADTVTDPEISKALYDRASSEEKTMKMYPGMWHALTAGETDENVAVVFADIIAWLDEHTAEGTLLVEPLHETFNVGIEKLPSPPPTTEKQSHRFYLCGLKQPRTLHSAM, encoded by the exons ATGGAGTGCAGTGGTTTCATGAGAG AATGTGGAATCAGGCTCGCACGTGCTGGATATGCTGTGTTTGGGATTGACTACGAGGGGCATGGACGGTCCGCTGGTTCCCGTTGTTACATCAAGAAGTTTGAGAATATAGTGAACGACTGCCATGATTTTTTCAAGTCGGTTTGCG CTGAGAAAGATTACAGGTACAAGGGCAGGTTCCTGTATGGAGAGTCCATGGGAGGGGCGGTTGCCCTTTTACTCCACAAGAAGGAACCTCTGTTCTACCATGGCGCTGTTCTTGTTGCCCCTATGTGCAAG ATATCGGAGAAATTGAAGCCGCATCCGGTAGTTGTTAATATTTTGACTGGTTTGGAAGACCTGATACCGAAGTGGAAGATCGTCCCTACGAAAGATGTCATTGACTCTGCCTGCAAGGACCCTCTTAAGAGAGAAGAG ATAAGGAACAACAAGCTCATATACCAGGACAAGCCCAGGCTTAAAACAGCCCTGGAAATGCTCAGAACTAGCATGAGGGTCGAGGAAAGTTTAAAGCAG GTGACGCTACCATTCGTGGTGTTGCATGGGGACGCAGATACAGTGACAGACCCTGAAATAAGCAAGGCCTTGTACGACCGAGCAAGCAGCGAAGAAAAGACCATGAAAATGTACCCCGGAATGTGGCATGCTTTGACAGCGGGAGAGACCGATGAAAACGTTGCAGTCGTTTTTGCCGATATCATAGCTTGGCTCGACGAGCACACTGCCGAGGGAACTCTTCTTGTCGAACCATTGCATGAGACTTTCAATGTTGGAATAGAGAAACTTCCATCTCCTCCACCTACGACTGAGAAACAATCACATCGTTTCTATCTCTGTGGATTAAAGCAACCACGCACGCTTCACTCAGCTATGTAG
- the LOC118046799 gene encoding caffeoylshikimate esterase isoform X1, with amino-acid sequence MELARRIWHGVQWFHERLARAGYAVFGIDYEGHGRSAGSRCYIKKFENIVNDCHDFFKSVCAEKDYRYKGRFLYGESMGGAVALLLHKKEPLFYHGAVLVAPMCKISEKLKPHPVVVNILTGLEDLIPKWKIVPTKDVIDSACKDPLKREEIRNNKLIYQDKPRLKTALEMLRTSMRVEESLKQVTLPFVVLHGDADTVTDPEISKALYDRASSEEKTMKMYPGMWHALTAGETDENVAVVFADIIAWLDEHTAEGTLLVEPLHETFNVGIEKLPSPPPTTEKQSHRFYLCGLKQPRTLHSAM; translated from the exons ATGGAGCTTGCACGCAGGATATGGCATGGAGTGCAGTGGTTTCATGAGAG GCTCGCACGTGCTGGATATGCTGTGTTTGGGATTGACTACGAGGGGCATGGACGGTCCGCTGGTTCCCGTTGTTACATCAAGAAGTTTGAGAATATAGTGAACGACTGCCATGATTTTTTCAAGTCGGTTTGCG CTGAGAAAGATTACAGGTACAAGGGCAGGTTCCTGTATGGAGAGTCCATGGGAGGGGCGGTTGCCCTTTTACTCCACAAGAAGGAACCTCTGTTCTACCATGGCGCTGTTCTTGTTGCCCCTATGTGCAAG ATATCGGAGAAATTGAAGCCGCATCCGGTAGTTGTTAATATTTTGACTGGTTTGGAAGACCTGATACCGAAGTGGAAGATCGTCCCTACGAAAGATGTCATTGACTCTGCCTGCAAGGACCCTCTTAAGAGAGAAGAG ATAAGGAACAACAAGCTCATATACCAGGACAAGCCCAGGCTTAAAACAGCCCTGGAAATGCTCAGAACTAGCATGAGGGTCGAGGAAAGTTTAAAGCAG GTGACGCTACCATTCGTGGTGTTGCATGGGGACGCAGATACAGTGACAGACCCTGAAATAAGCAAGGCCTTGTACGACCGAGCAAGCAGCGAAGAAAAGACCATGAAAATGTACCCCGGAATGTGGCATGCTTTGACAGCGGGAGAGACCGATGAAAACGTTGCAGTCGTTTTTGCCGATATCATAGCTTGGCTCGACGAGCACACTGCCGAGGGAACTCTTCTTGTCGAACCATTGCATGAGACTTTCAATGTTGGAATAGAGAAACTTCCATCTCCTCCACCTACGACTGAGAAACAATCACATCGTTTCTATCTCTGTGGATTAAAGCAACCACGCACGCTTCACTCAGCTATGTAG
- the LOC118046798 gene encoding uncharacterized protein isoform X1 encodes MSRPMEEDAPSKNEEEEFSTGPLSVLMMSVKNNTQLSDVILADEITDCLWMEWVLINCRNNKKLLGRVRAFDRHCNMVLENVREMWTEVPKTGKGKKKAQPVNKDRFISKMFLRGDSVIIVLRNPK; translated from the exons ATGAG TAGGCCAATGGAAGAGGATGCCCCG AGCAAGAACGAGGAGGAGGAATTCAGCACTGGGCCACTCTCTGTTCTGATGATGAGTGTGAAAAATAATACCCAG TTATCAGATGTGATATTGGCTGATGAAATCACTGACTGTTTATGGATGGAATGG GTATTAATTAACTGCCGCAACAACAAGAAGCTTCTTGGACGTGTGAGGGCATTTGATAGACATTGCAACATGGTTCTTGAGAATGTCAGGGAAATGTGGACTGAG GTGCCAAAAACCGGAAAAGGCAAGAAGAAAGCTCAGCCAGTCAACAAAGATAGGTTCATCAGCAAAATGTTCCTCCGTGGTGATTCTGTTATCATTGTCCTTAGGAATCCTAAGTGA
- the LOC118046797 gene encoding UDP-glucuronic acid decarboxylase 2 — protein sequence MGSSELIFRGHDETQPASDAYSPKPPKPWLAVTRPIRYLLLEQRLVFILVGIAIATLFFTLLPSSSSSSPYEHDPIPNTFSHFSHELTAPMRYKYYEPLRVGFQSANSGGKIPLGLKSKSLRIVVTGGAGFVGSHLVDRLIARGDSVIVVDNFFTGRKENVMHHFKNPRFELIRHDVVEPLLLEVDQIYHLACPASPVHYKHNPVKTIKTNVVGTLNMLGLAKRVGARFLLTSTSEVYGDPLQHPQVETYWGNVNPIGVRSCYDEGKRTAETLTMDYHRGAGVEVRIARIFNTYGPRMCIDDGRVVSNFVAQALRKEPMTVYGDGKQTRSFQFVSDLVEGLMRLMEGEHVGPFNLGNPGEFTMLELAQVVQETIDPNARIEFRPNTEDDPHKRKPDITKAKDLLGWEPKISLRQGLPMMVSDFRQRVFGDHKEEGSGRSSSNSR from the exons ATGGGATCCTCGGAGCTGATTTTTAGAGGTCATGACGAGACTCAACCAGCATCTGATGCTTACTCACCTAAACCACCGAAGCCATGGCTCGCCGTCACCCGACCCATTCGTTACCTGCTTCTTGAGCAGCGACTCGTCTTTATCCTCGTCGGCATTGCTATTGCCACTCTTTTCTTCACTCTCCtgccttcttcctcttcctcatcCCCTTACGAACACGATCCAATCCCAAACACTTTCTCTCACTTCTCTCATGAGTTAACAGCCCCTATGCGTTACAAATACTACGAGCCCCTTCGGGTAGGATTCCAATCAGCCAATTCCGGCGGCAAGATTCCGCTGGGACTCAAAAGTAAAAGTCTCCGAATCGTTGTTACAGGTGGGGCTGGGTTTGTTGGGTCTCACTTAGTGGACCGTCTGATCGCTAGAGGAGATAGCGTGATCGTGGTGGATAATTTTTTCACGGGAAGGAAAGAGAACGTGATGCACCATTTTAAGAACCCGAGATTTGAGTTAATCAGACACGATGTTGTCGAGCCACTGTTGTTGGAAGTGGACCAGATCTACCATCTTGCTTGTCCTGCATCGCCTGTTCATTACAAGCACAACCCGGTCAAGACAATAAAGACTAACGTCGTGGGCACATTGAATATGTTGGGTTTGGCTAAGAGAGTTGGTGCTAGGTTTTTGCTTACCAGTACCAGCGAGGTTTATGGTGATCCTTTACAGCATCCTCAGGTCGAGACTTACTGGGGCAACGTTAATCCCATCG GTGTCAGGAGTTGTTACGATGAAGGAAAGAGAACTGCTGAGACATTGACTATGGACTATCACCGAGGTGCTGGTGTAGAG GTTAGGATTGCCAGAATTTTCAATACTTATGGACCTCGAATGTGCATAGATGATGGCCGTGTTGTTAGTAATTTTGTTGCTCAG GCACTAAGGAAGGAGCCAATGACTGTTTATGGTGATGGGAAACAGACAAGGAGTTTCCAATTTGTTTCTGATTTG GTTGAGGGTCTGATGCGCCTTATGGAAGGAGAACATGTAGGGCCTTTCAATCTTGGAAATCCGGGTGAATTCACCATGCTCGAGCTTGCTCAG GTGGTCCAGGAAACCATTGACCCAAATGCAAGGATAGAATTCAGGCCTAACACAGAAGATGACCCTCACAAGAGAAAACCTGATATTACCAAGGCAAAAGATCTCCTCGGCTGGGAACCTAAGATATCCCTTCGTCAAGGTCTGCCGATGATGGTCTCGGACTTCAGGCAACGCGTCTTCGGTGACCACAAGGAGGAAG GTAGTGGTcgtagcagcagcaacagcagaTGA
- the LOC118046798 gene encoding uncharacterized protein isoform X2: MSRPMEEDAPSKNEEEEFSTGPLSVLMMSVKNNTQVLINCRNNKKLLGRVRAFDRHCNMVLENVREMWTEVPKTGKGKKKAQPVNKDRFISKMFLRGDSVIIVLRNPK; encoded by the exons ATGAG TAGGCCAATGGAAGAGGATGCCCCG AGCAAGAACGAGGAGGAGGAATTCAGCACTGGGCCACTCTCTGTTCTGATGATGAGTGTGAAAAATAATACCCAG GTATTAATTAACTGCCGCAACAACAAGAAGCTTCTTGGACGTGTGAGGGCATTTGATAGACATTGCAACATGGTTCTTGAGAATGTCAGGGAAATGTGGACTGAG GTGCCAAAAACCGGAAAAGGCAAGAAGAAAGCTCAGCCAGTCAACAAAGATAGGTTCATCAGCAAAATGTTCCTCCGTGGTGATTCTGTTATCATTGTCCTTAGGAATCCTAAGTGA